One window of Nicotiana tomentosiformis chromosome 11, ASM39032v3, whole genome shotgun sequence genomic DNA carries:
- the LOC138901918 gene encoding uncharacterized protein: MVRDCPRLRRGSPLSTTQALRIPLGPQASLSLVAAPVCTPLAQPARGGGQAGRGHPRGGGHARYYALPARMEAVVSDSVITGIVTVYHRDASLLFDPGSTYSYVSSYFSPYLGISRDPLSFPIYVSKTIGDCIIVDCVYRSCLVVLGGFETRAGLLLLNMLDFDIILGMNKLSPYHAIFDYHAKTVILAMPILPRIEWRGALDYVLIRVISFLKAQRMVEKGCDAYLAFVRDANIDTPTVESVPVVMVYPDVFMADLPGMPPDMDIDFGIDLLSDTQPISITPYCMAPIELKELMEQLQDLLDKGFIQPSYSEERVSIATY, from the exons atggtgagggattgccccagactcagaAGGGGTTCACCTCTATCGACTACTCAAGCTCTGCGTATTCCACTGGGTCCTCAAGCTTCTCTGTCCCTGGTCGCCGCACCAGTTTGTACTCCacttgcacaaccagctagaggtggaggtcaggcaggtagaggtcaccctagagggggaggccatgctagatattatgctcttcctgctaggatggaggcagttgtatccgactcagtcatcacaggtattgttacTGTCTACCATAGAGATGCATCactcttatttgatccaggatccacttattcctatgtgtcatcttatttttctccatatttgggtatatcccgtgatCCTCTAAGCTTTCCTATCTATGTGTCCAAAACTATAGGAGATTGTATTATtgttgactgtgtgtatcggtcctgtttagttgttcttggtggttttgagacaagAGCTGGTCTATTATTGCTCAATATgctagattttgatattattttgggcatgaacaagttgtcaccctatcatgctatttttgattatcacgccaagaccgtgATTTTGGCTATGCCAATATTACCACGGATAGAGTGGAGAGGTGCTTTAGACTATGTTCTTATCAGGGTTATCTCATTCctaaaggctcaacgaatggttgagaaggggtgtgatgcatatctagcatTTGTGAGAGATGCCAATATTGATactcctacagttgagtcagttccggtagtgatggtttatccagatgtattcatggctgatcttccgggcatgccgcctgacatggatattgactttggtattgatttgttatcggacactcagcccatttctattacaCCCTATTGTATGGCCCCaatagagttgaaagagttaatggaacagttgcaagatttgcttgataagggcttcattcagccta gttacagtgaagaacgggTATCTATTGCCACATATTAA